The Urbifossiella limnaea genome has a window encoding:
- a CDS encoding sugar phosphate isomerase/epimerase family protein → MKSAITVSLVPEARGGPFVFWDDLPAACRSARALGFDAIELFPPGSDAVDTADLKALLDDTGLSLAAVGTGAGWVKHKLTLTTADQEAHARAMKFVERMIDFAAVFDAPVIIGSMQGRAADPAGHATTMGYLAEALLNLGLHANQYGLPVLYEPLNRYETNLVNRLDDGVRLVGGLASANVKLLADLYHMNIEEADLPAALRAAGPHVGHVHFADSNRRAAGAGHTDFGPIVAALKDVGYAGYLSAEVLPLPDSHAAAKQTIESFRRYAGS, encoded by the coding sequence ATGAAGTCGGCCATCACGGTTAGCCTGGTGCCCGAGGCCCGCGGCGGGCCGTTCGTGTTCTGGGACGACCTGCCCGCCGCCTGCCGGTCGGCGCGAGCGCTGGGGTTCGACGCCATCGAATTGTTCCCGCCCGGCTCCGACGCCGTGGACACCGCCGACCTGAAGGCGCTGCTCGACGACACCGGGCTGTCACTGGCCGCCGTCGGCACCGGGGCGGGGTGGGTGAAGCACAAGCTGACGCTCACCACCGCCGACCAGGAGGCCCACGCCAGGGCGATGAAGTTCGTCGAGCGGATGATCGACTTCGCCGCCGTGTTCGACGCCCCGGTCATCATCGGGTCGATGCAGGGCCGCGCCGCCGACCCGGCGGGCCACGCCACGACGATGGGCTACCTCGCGGAGGCGCTGCTGAACCTCGGCCTGCACGCCAACCAGTACGGGCTGCCGGTGCTATACGAGCCGCTGAACCGGTACGAGACGAACCTCGTGAACCGCCTCGACGACGGCGTACGGCTGGTGGGCGGGCTGGCGTCGGCGAACGTGAAGCTGCTGGCCGACTTGTACCACATGAACATCGAGGAGGCAGACCTGCCGGCGGCGCTGCGCGCGGCCGGGCCGCACGTCGGGCACGTCCACTTCGCCGACTCCAACCGCCGGGCCGCGGGCGCGGGGCACACCGACTTCGGGCCGATCGTCGCGGCGCTGAAGGACGTGGGCTATGCCGGCTACCTGTCGGCGGAGGTGTTGCCGCTTCCCGACTCGCACGCCGCGGCGAAGCAGACGATCGAGTCGTTCCGCCGCTACGCCGGGTCGTAG
- a CDS encoding branched-chain amino acid aminotransferase has protein sequence MNAPPLDDRDGVIWLNGKLVPWRDAKVHVLTHSLHYGNAVFEGDRVYNGKVFKLSEHSARLIRSAKMLAYDLPYSVAELDAATKLVVAENKLESGYVRPLAWRGPEVIGVSAAGTKIHVMIAAFPWGKYFSQAAIRICTSRWKRPSPESSPAGSKAAGLYVICTLARDEAAAAGYQDALMHDYKGRLSEATGANLFLVFDGELHTPTTETILNGITRQTVMELARKRGITVVEREIYPEELARASEVFLTGTAVEVQPVGSIDEREYPVGPISTQLQADYAALVRA, from the coding sequence GTGAACGCGCCCCCACTCGACGACCGCGACGGCGTCATCTGGCTCAACGGCAAGCTCGTCCCGTGGCGGGACGCCAAGGTCCACGTCCTCACCCACTCCCTCCACTACGGCAATGCCGTGTTCGAGGGCGACCGCGTCTACAACGGCAAAGTCTTCAAGCTGTCCGAGCACTCGGCCCGGCTCATCCGCTCGGCCAAGATGCTCGCCTACGACCTGCCGTACTCCGTCGCGGAGCTCGACGCCGCCACGAAGCTCGTCGTCGCCGAGAACAAGCTGGAGTCCGGCTACGTCCGGCCGCTGGCGTGGCGCGGGCCGGAGGTCATCGGCGTCAGCGCGGCGGGAACGAAGATCCACGTCATGATCGCGGCGTTTCCGTGGGGCAAGTACTTCTCGCAGGCCGCCATCCGCATCTGCACCAGCCGGTGGAAGCGGCCGAGCCCGGAGAGCAGCCCGGCCGGGAGCAAGGCCGCCGGCCTGTACGTCATCTGCACCCTGGCCCGCGACGAGGCCGCCGCCGCCGGCTACCAGGACGCCCTGATGCACGACTACAAGGGCCGCCTCAGCGAGGCGACCGGCGCCAACCTGTTCCTCGTCTTCGACGGCGAGCTGCACACGCCGACGACCGAGACGATCCTCAACGGCATCACCCGCCAGACGGTGATGGAGCTGGCCCGCAAGCGCGGCATCACTGTGGTCGAGCGCGAGATCTACCCCGAGGAGCTGGCGCGGGCGTCCGAGGTGTTCCTGACCGGCACCGCCGTCGAGGTGCAGCCGGTGGGGTCGATCGACGAGCGGGAGTACCCGGTCGGCCCGATCAGCACGCAGTTGCAGGCGGACTACGCGGCCCTCGTTCGCGCCTAA